The nucleotide sequence TGCTCGCCAGCCTCACCGACGGTGGTTCCTTTAGCAGCGTGGGCACCTCACCAAAACCCAGAGCTCTGCCATTCTCAACCACGATGATGTCATCAGCGAAGTGAGAGACCAGCTCCAACTCGTGGGCTACTATCACGACAGGAATCTGAAGAGAGCTAAGGAGTTCATCGAGGAGCAGGATTAGTTCGGCACGCAGACGATCATCTAGGCCCTGAAAGGGCTCATCGAGGAGTAAAGCCTGATTCTCTCTTGCTAGAGTCCGTGCTATCGAGACGCGCTGTACCTCACCTCCGGAGAGTTGACGTGGCTGAGATGTGAGTAGATCCATCAACTCAAGTCGTTCGATCATCGGTACGAGCAGATCGAAAGACTTGATCCCCTTGCCGTAAAGTAGGTTTTCGCGCACACTGAGATGCGGAAAGAGCGTTGGCCGTTGGCCGATCAGTCCGATCTGGCGCTCGTTGGGGGGTACGAAGATAGTCCGACCCTTAGCCACATTGGTCAGCGGCCGTCCAGCCAATGATACATGTCCATACCGAGGAATGGCGAGGCCTGCAACAACGTCGAGTGCTGTCGTCTTGCCAGCACCCGACGGTCCGAAGATCCCTAATCTACGTCCTGGTGGCACACAAAAGGAGAGTTCGACACCTCCATCTCTTCGATCGATAAGAAAGTCAGCGCTGAGCAAAGCGACTCCAGGTATAAGCGAGCAAGGGCAGCGGAAGTGACACCACCAGGAGCACCAGTGCATACGGTAGCGCCCGACTGAGTCCAACCTCGTTGAGTGTCGTCCAAACCTGCATTGGCAACCCATAGGGATGATAGGCAACGA is from Ferrimicrobium acidiphilum DSM 19497 and encodes:
- a CDS encoding ATP-binding cassette domain-containing protein, coding for MLSADFLIDRRDGGVELSFCVPPGRRLGIFGPSGAGKTTALDVVAGLAIPRYGHVSLAGRPLTNVAKGRTIFVPPNERQIGLIGQRPTLFPHLSVRENLLYGKGIKSFDLLVPMIERLELMDLLTSQPRQLSGGEVQRVSIARTLARENQALLLDEPFQGLDDRLRAELILLLDELLSSLQIPVVIVAHELELVSHFADDIIVVENGRALGFGEVPTLLKEPPSVRLASILGFTHFVPIDSLRRIGIHPARMLAGAEPTRGYVFPVSILSTRDVGGAVLYRLQLADQQLVVSFADDRLSHGGDPKVTVLDPPVFGKDDECQGSWLGMASTVEGEVDEGR